The following proteins are co-located in the Rippkaea orientalis PCC 8801 genome:
- the nusG gene encoding transcription termination/antitermination protein NusG, giving the protein MTFAQDQSPELQQSEQGQEAPKTARWYAVQVASGCEKRVKTNLEQRIHTLDVADRILQVQIPKTPTIKVRKDGSRQHGEEKVFPGYVLVRMIMDDDAWQVVKNTPHVINFVGAEQSRGTGRGRGHVRPVPLSPGEIERIFKQSEVQEPVVKIDTMVGDKIMVLSGPFKDFEGEVVEVSPERGKLRALLSIFGRDTPVELEFNQIEKLN; this is encoded by the coding sequence ATGACTTTTGCCCAAGATCAATCACCTGAATTACAGCAATCAGAACAAGGTCAAGAAGCCCCAAAAACGGCCCGTTGGTATGCCGTTCAAGTGGCATCAGGCTGCGAAAAACGGGTGAAAACGAACTTAGAGCAACGCATTCATACCTTAGATGTTGCTGATCGGATCTTACAAGTCCAAATTCCCAAAACCCCCACCATCAAAGTCCGCAAAGACGGGTCCCGTCAACACGGAGAAGAAAAAGTTTTCCCCGGTTACGTCCTGGTGAGAATGATCATGGACGATGATGCCTGGCAAGTCGTCAAAAATACTCCCCACGTCATTAACTTCGTCGGGGCAGAACAAAGTCGCGGCACAGGCAGGGGGCGCGGGCACGTCAGACCCGTCCCCCTAAGTCCAGGGGAAATCGAACGAATCTTTAAACAATCAGAAGTCCAAGAACCCGTCGTCAAAATTGACACCATGGTGGGAGATAAAATTATGGTACTCTCAGGACCGTTTAAAGACTTTGAAGGAGAAGTGGTAGAAGTGAGCCCCGAACGGGGTAAACTAAGAGCCCTACTCTCCATCTTCGGGCGAGACACTCCCGTCGAGCTCGAATTTAACCAAATTGAGAAACTAAACTAA
- the secE gene encoding preprotein translocase subunit SecE, producing the protein MVKKEDTKIDKNEAKPANVETKPANFINETKEELGKVVWPSRQQLLSESVAVILMVSLVATVIYLVDNLFAWGAGKVF; encoded by the coding sequence GTGGTTAAAAAAGAAGACACAAAAATTGATAAAAACGAAGCCAAACCCGCTAATGTAGAAACAAAACCCGCCAACTTCATTAACGAAACTAAAGAAGAATTGGGCAAAGTCGTCTGGCCGTCCAGACAACAACTGCTCAGTGAATCCGTAGCCGTTATCTTAATGGTGAGTTTAGTTGCAACCGTTATTTATCTTGTTGACAATCTCTTCGCATGGGGAGCAGGGAAGGTATTCTAA
- the rplS gene encoding 50S ribosomal protein L19, whose product MKAQEIIKSIEAEYLKSDLPTIHVGDTVRVGVRISEGGKERIQPYEGTVIAMRNGGISETITVRKIFQGVGVERVFLLHSPIIAAITVIRRGKVRRAKLYYLRDRVGKATRIRQRFDRPL is encoded by the coding sequence ATGAAAGCCCAAGAGATCATCAAATCAATCGAAGCGGAATACCTCAAATCCGACTTGCCGACGATCCATGTCGGTGATACCGTTCGGGTTGGGGTGCGGATTAGTGAAGGAGGAAAAGAACGGATTCAGCCCTACGAAGGGACCGTTATTGCCATGAGAAACGGCGGGATCAGTGAAACCATCACTGTTAGGAAGATTTTCCAAGGAGTCGGAGTAGAGCGGGTCTTTTTGCTCCATTCTCCCATTATCGCCGCTATTACCGTCATACGCAGAGGAAAAGTCCGTCGAGCCAAACTCTATTATCTACGCGATCGCGTTGGTAAAGCTACCCGCATTCGTCAACGGTTTGATCGCCCTTTGTAA
- a CDS encoding DUF6887 family protein: MSKPNFQQMTRKELKKYILAHPSDDEAIREFVLNRRSPNAVMYPPPSTLSYQKMEAIFKAKIQSNDSES; encoded by the coding sequence ATGAGTAAACCTAATTTTCAACAAATGACCCGTAAAGAACTTAAAAAATACATTTTAGCTCATCCTAGTGATGACGAAGCTATCAGGGAATTTGTGCTAAACCGTCGCAGTCCTAATGCGGTGATGTATCCCCCACCTTCTACCCTATCCTATCAAAAAATGGAGGCTATTTTCAAAGCAAAAATTCAATCTAATGACTCTGAAAGTTAG
- a CDS encoding DUF2281 domain-containing protein, with product MTTKKKLIEEIENLPDFLLLETLDFICFLKAKYTQQNRQNQENNEDWLHQYPFQERLEQALEWNANNPPKSSNLEALEAKLDSYE from the coding sequence ATGACTACTAAAAAAAAATTAATCGAAGAGATTGAAAATTTGCCTGATTTTTTACTCTTAGAAACTCTCGATTTTATTTGTTTTTTAAAAGCAAAATACACCCAACAAAACAGGCAAAATCAAGAAAATAATGAAGATTGGCTACATCAATATCCTTTTCAAGAAAGATTAGAGCAAGCGTTAGAATGGAATGCTAATAATCCTCCAAAATCATCAAATTTAGAAGCATTAGAAGCTAAACTTGATAGTTATGAATAA
- a CDS encoding tetratricopeptide repeat protein, with the protein MRLKERLEQTERVAITTVTGMGGIGKTELALQYGWKEWHNKTYPGGICWVNGADSDPGLNILSFARQYLKLTILDEGTLAERVAYCWRNWLAGDTLIIFDDVGDYQRIKDFLPPKQEKRFKVLITTRREFLAGTIENYAVEVLDEEPAVDLLRSYVTDGRIDVEIEQAKLLCRDLGYLPLALELVARLLKRRKDWTLGKIRDKLAEKGLDEKILQRDPKFADEMTAQRGVKAAFDLSWQELDSEPAAQKLALYLSLFALAPFPKSLIEGLFPDEDKDEIEEWLTDSLVDLNLVQCLDNGWYELHTLLRRYFRDKLELSADVETAKKAYCRAIVPIGKAIPETTTLEDIERFEPLIPHLTIAADELVTWVKDGDILGLFTGLGSFYRGQGRYQDAEPYLEHCRILTRQRLGDNHPHVAVSLNNLALLYDSQGRYSEAEPLYQKALSLYKRLLGNNHPNMAQSLNNLAELYRNQGRYAEAELLHQEALSLRKRLLGDHHPDVALSLNNLAALYYSQGRYSEAEPLLKKALSLYKRLLGDNHPHIASSLNNLAGLYDSQGKYGEAEPLYQQALSLRKRLLGDHHPDVAQSLNNLAELYRNQGRYGEAEPLYQQALSLRKRLLGDHHPDVAQSLNNLAELYRNQGRYGEAEPLHQEALSLSKRLLGDNHPDVAQSLNNLALLYNSQGRHGEAEPLHQEALSLRKRLLGDNHPDVAQSLNNLSLLYDCQGRYAEAEPLYQEAIAIALRTLGENHPHTQTIYRNYLLMLSKLPDEELAQRFPAELVEIVRGLR; encoded by the coding sequence CTGCGGTTAAAGGAACGGTTAGAGCAAACGGAAAGAGTGGCTATTACGACTGTAACAGGGATGGGGGGCATCGGTAAGACAGAATTGGCTTTACAGTATGGTTGGAAGGAATGGCACAATAAAACCTATCCAGGGGGGATATGTTGGGTAAATGGGGCAGATAGTGACCCAGGACTCAATATTTTATCGTTTGCGAGGCAATATCTCAAGTTAACTATACTCGATGAGGGGACATTAGCGGAAAGGGTAGCTTATTGTTGGCGCAATTGGTTAGCGGGTGATACCCTGATTATTTTTGATGATGTGGGAGATTATCAGCGAATTAAGGACTTTTTGCCCCCAAAACAAGAGAAACGATTTAAGGTACTCATTACTACCCGTCGGGAATTTTTAGCGGGGACAATAGAGAATTATGCTGTAGAAGTCTTAGATGAAGAGCCAGCCGTTGATTTATTGAGGTCTTACGTTACAGATGGCAGAATTGACGTAGAAATTGAGCAAGCTAAGCTATTATGTCGAGATTTAGGTTATTTACCTCTAGCGTTAGAGTTGGTAGCGCGGTTATTGAAACGGCGTAAAGATTGGACTTTAGGCAAAATTAGGGATAAATTAGCAGAAAAAGGCTTAGATGAAAAAATTTTACAGAGAGATCCCAAGTTTGCTGATGAAATGACGGCGCAACGAGGTGTTAAGGCTGCTTTTGACCTGAGTTGGCAAGAATTGGATAGTGAACCAGCAGCGCAAAAATTAGCACTCTATTTAAGTTTATTTGCCCTTGCACCGTTTCCCAAGTCTCTTATTGAGGGTTTATTCCCTGATGAGGATAAGGATGAGATAGAGGAATGGTTAACCGATAGCTTGGTTGACCTTAATTTGGTGCAATGTTTAGATAATGGATGGTATGAACTGCATACTCTGCTACGTCGCTATTTTCGTGATAAATTGGAGCTTTCTGCCGATGTTGAGACAGCTAAAAAGGCTTATTGCCGTGCTATAGTACCCATCGGGAAAGCAATACCAGAGACTACCACCCTAGAAGACATAGAACGGTTTGAACCTCTCATCCCTCACTTGACCATTGCCGCAGATGAGTTAGTAACATGGGTAAAAGATGGTGATATTTTGGGGTTATTTACTGGTTTAGGTTCATTTTATCGGGGACAGGGACGCTATCAAGATGCAGAACCCTATCTTGAACACTGTCGTATCCTAACACGACAACGGTTAGGGGATAATCACCCTCATGTTGCAGTTTCCCTCAATAATTTAGCATTACTCTACGATTCCCAAGGAAGGTATTCAGAAGCTGAACCCCTCTATCAAAAAGCTTTGTCCCTTTATAAACGTCTGTTAGGGAATAATCACCCTAATATGGCACAATCCCTCAATAATTTAGCAGAACTCTACCGTAACCAAGGAAGATATGCAGAAGCAGAACTCCTCCATCAAGAAGCTTTGTCCCTGAGAAAACGTCTGTTAGGGGATCATCACCCTGATGTCGCACTATCCCTCAATAATTTAGCAGCACTTTACTATTCCCAAGGAAGGTATTCAGAAGCTGAACCCCTATTAAAAAAAGCCTTGTCCCTTTATAAACGTCTGTTAGGGGATAATCACCCTCATATCGCATCTTCCCTGAATAATTTAGCAGGACTCTATGATTCCCAAGGAAAGTATGGAGAAGCTGAACCCCTCTATCAACAAGCTTTGTCTCTGAGAAAACGACTGTTAGGGGATCATCACCCTGATGTCGCACAATCCCTCAATAATTTAGCAGAACTCTACCGTAACCAAGGAAGGTATGGAGAAGCAGAACCCCTCTATCAACAAGCTTTGTCTCTGAGAAAACGACTGTTAGGGGATCATCACCCTGATGTCGCACAATCCCTCAATAATTTAGCAGAACTCTACCGTAACCAAGGAAGGTATGGAGAAGCAGAACCCCTCCATCAAGAAGCTTTGTCCCTGAGTAAACGACTGTTAGGAGATAATCACCCTGATGTCGCACAATCCCTCAATAATTTAGCATTACTCTACAATTCTCAAGGAAGGCATGGAGAAGCAGAACCCCTCCATCAAGAAGCTTTGTCTCTGAGAAAACGACTGTTAGGGGATAATCACCCTGATGTCGCACAATCCCTCAATAATTTATCATTACTCTACGATTGCCAAGGAAGGTATGCAGAAGCTGAACCTCTCTATCAAGAAGCTATCGCTATTGCACTTCGTACCCTGGGGGAAAATCATCCCCATACCCAAACTATTTACAGGAATTATCTATTGATGCTATCAAAATTACCCGATGAAGAATTAGCGCAACGGTTTCCTGCGGAGTTGGTGGAGATAGTGCGAGGGTTGAGATAA